One window from the genome of Anguilla rostrata isolate EN2019 chromosome 5, ASM1855537v3, whole genome shotgun sequence encodes:
- the chrm4a gene encoding muscarinic acetylcholine receptor M4, producing the protein MSGTNITGADWLSSSNFNGSMYNASSKGYPANFSCDNPSSNNSCIEEQTTESPYKTVEMVFIALVTGSLSFVTVVGNILVMLSIKVNRHLQTVNNYFLFSLACADLIIGAFSMNLYSVYIIVGYWPLGPVVCDLWLALDYVVSNASVMNLLIISFDRYFCVTKPLSYPTRRTTKMAGLMIAAAWILSFILWAPAILFWQFIVGERTVPPGECYIQFLSNPAVTFGTAIAAFYLPVVIMTVLYIQISLASRSRVKKQKPEAKKEKSLKSSSLLKSHILKQNNNNSSSKPSTESSIEGVKNGKLDETVSTKADSSVQPEEKETSNDSSTASIAPKDTKEQANSIAASERTALTPSPLPTKINPSSKWSKIKIVTKQSGDECITAIEIVPPNNAGNNSISISRPRTVARKFASIARSQVKRKRQMAAREKKVTKTIFAILLAFIITWTPYNVMVLINTFCQSCVPDTVWAIGYWLCYVNSTINPACYALCNVTFKKTFKNLLLCQYKNIGTR; encoded by the coding sequence gcTCCATGTACAATGCATCCAGCAAAGGTTATCCAGCCAACTTCAGCTGCGACAATCCCAGCAGCAACAACTCCTGCATCGAGGAACAGACGACAGAGAGCCCCTACAAGACGGTGGAAATGGTTTTTATTGCCTTGGTGACAGGCTCCCTCAGTTTTGTCACCGTAGTGGGCAACATCCTGGTGATGCTCTCCATCAAAGTCAACCGGCACCTCCAAACGGTCAACAACTACTTCCTCTTCAGCCTGGCATGTGCTGACCTCATAATCGGGGCCTTCTCCATGAACCTCTATTCTGTCTACATCATTGTTGGGTACTGGCCACTGGGGCCTGTAGTGTGTGATCTGTGGCTGGCCCTGGACTATGTGGTCAGCAATGCCTCGGTCATGAACCTCCTCATTATTAGCTTTGATCGGTACTTCTGCGTGACCAAGCCCCTGAGCTACCCTACCAGACGGACAACTAAGATGGCTGGGCTGATGATCGCAGCAGCCTGGATCCTCTCCTTCATCCTCTGGGCTCCCGCCATCCTGTTCTGGCAATTCATTGTTGGAGAGCGCACAGTCCCACCGGGGGAGTGCTACATTCAGTTCCTCTCCAACCCCGCCGTGACCTTTGGTACGGCCATCGCCGCCTTCTACCTGCCCGTTGTCATTATGACCGTCCTCTACATCCAAATCTCGCTAGCAAGCCGCAGCCGCGTGAAGAAGCAGAAGCCCGAGGCCAAGAAGGAGAAGTCCCTCAAGTCCAGCAGCCTACTCAAGAGCCACATCCTCAAGCAGAACAACAACAACTCCTCCTCTAAGCCCAGCACAGAGTCCAGCATTGAGGGTGTGAAGAATGGTAAGCTGGACGAAACAGTGTCCACCAAAGCTGACTCCAGTGTCCAGCCTGAGGAGAAGGAGACCTCCAATGATTCTAGTACAGCCAGCATCGCCCCCAAGGACACCAAGGAACAGGCCAACAGCATAGCCGCCTCAGAGCGCACagctctcactccctcccccttACCCACCAAAATAAACCCCTCCTCTAAGTGGTCGAAAATAAAAATTGTCACCAAGCAGTCCGGGGATGAGTGCATCACCGCTATCGAGATTGTGCCCCCAAACAATGCCGGAAACAACTCCATCTCCATCAGCCGACCGAGGACGGTGGCCCGGAAGTTTGCCAGCATCGCCCGAAGTCAAGTCAAGAGGAAGCGGCAGATGGCAGCGAGGGAGAAGAAGGTGACTAAGACCATCTTCGCCATCCTCCTGGCCTTTATCATAACATGGACTCCCTACAATGTCATGGTACTCATCAACACCTTCTGCCAATCCTGTGTCCCTGACACGGTATGGGCCATTGGCTACTGGCTGTGCTATGTCAACAGCACTATAAATCCTGCATGCTATGCCCTCTGCAATGTTACTTTTAAAAAGACCTTCAAGAACCTCCTCTTGTgccaatataaaaatattggcaCAAGGTAA